The following are encoded together in the Mycolicibacterium arabiense genome:
- the glgP gene encoding alpha-glucan family phosphorylase: MKALRRFTVRAHLPQRLEALERLSVNLRWSWDKPTQDLFASIDPELWGHVEADPVALLGAVSPKRLDELAVDDSFLSRLDHLAADLDDYLQRPMWYQERIAAGEELPTGIAYFSMEFGVAEVLPNYSGGLGILAGDHLKSASDLGLPLIAVGLYYRSGYFRQSLTADGWQHENYPSLDPQGLPLRLLTDEDGEPVLVRLAMPDSAELNARVWVAQVGRIPLLLLDSDTPETDHELRGVTDRLYGGDQEHRIQQEILAGIGGVRAIRAFTRVESLPEPQVFHMNEGHAGFLGIERIRELVTDGGLDFDTALAVVRSSTVFTTHTPVPAGIDRFPVDLVEQYFGAPSDEPSGADSELLPGLPLERIVAFGAEDDPSKFNMAYMGLRLAQRANGVSLLHGRVSRGMFNELWNGFDTEEVPIGSITNGVHAPTWAAPQWVQLGRELIGSDDLGSLSEPDTWQRLQQVDPGHLWWIRCELRKLLIDDVRARLRKSCLERGASDAELGWIAKAFDPDVLTIGFARRVPTYKRLTLMLRDPDRLEQLLLDEKRPVQLIVAGKSHPADDGGKALIQQVVRFADRPDVRHRIAFLPDYDMSMARLLYWGCDVWLNNPLRPLEACGTSGMKSALNGGLNLSIRDGWWDEWYDGENGWEIPTADGLADETRRDDLEAAALYDLIANSVTTKFYDRDAQGVPTRWVEMVRHTLQSLGPKVLASRMVRDYTEQYYAPAARSLHRTIEAVDGVPFGAARDLAAYRRRAEEAWPRIQITDVDSYGLPDTPLLGSELTLTATVDLAGLAPDEVVVEAVIGRVDTTDALLEPTTVQMAHTGSGDGGSETFSTTTPLPVAGPVGYTVRVLPHHPLLAAADELGLVTLA, encoded by the coding sequence GTGAAAGCACTTCGTCGGTTCACCGTCCGTGCCCACCTCCCGCAGCGTCTCGAGGCGCTCGAGCGACTGTCGGTCAACCTGCGCTGGTCGTGGGACAAACCCACCCAGGATCTGTTCGCGAGCATCGATCCCGAACTCTGGGGCCACGTCGAAGCGGACCCCGTGGCGCTGTTGGGAGCGGTCAGTCCCAAGCGGCTCGACGAACTCGCGGTCGACGACTCGTTCCTGAGCCGACTCGACCACCTGGCGGCCGATCTCGACGACTACCTGCAGCGGCCCATGTGGTATCAGGAGCGGATCGCCGCCGGTGAGGAGCTACCGACCGGAATCGCCTACTTCTCCATGGAATTCGGCGTCGCGGAGGTGCTGCCGAACTACTCCGGCGGGCTCGGAATCCTGGCCGGCGACCATCTGAAGTCCGCGTCGGACCTCGGCCTGCCGCTCATCGCGGTCGGCCTGTACTACCGCTCCGGCTACTTCCGGCAGTCGCTGACCGCCGACGGTTGGCAGCACGAGAACTACCCGTCGCTGGATCCCCAGGGGTTGCCGCTGCGACTGCTCACCGACGAGGACGGGGAGCCGGTCCTGGTACGACTGGCGATGCCCGACTCGGCGGAACTCAACGCACGCGTGTGGGTCGCCCAGGTCGGCCGGATCCCGTTGCTGCTGCTGGATTCCGACACTCCCGAGACCGACCACGAGCTGCGTGGCGTCACCGACCGGCTCTACGGCGGTGACCAGGAGCACCGGATCCAGCAGGAGATCCTGGCCGGCATCGGCGGCGTCCGGGCGATCCGCGCGTTCACGCGGGTGGAGAGTCTGCCCGAACCGCAGGTGTTCCACATGAACGAGGGTCACGCCGGCTTCCTGGGCATCGAGCGGATCCGTGAGCTCGTCACCGACGGCGGCCTGGACTTCGACACCGCACTGGCCGTAGTGCGCTCCTCGACGGTGTTCACCACCCACACCCCCGTGCCCGCGGGCATCGACCGGTTCCCGGTGGACCTCGTGGAGCAGTACTTCGGTGCGCCTTCCGACGAGCCGTCGGGCGCGGATTCCGAACTGCTGCCTGGTCTTCCGCTGGAACGCATCGTCGCTTTCGGCGCGGAGGACGACCCGTCGAAGTTCAACATGGCCTACATGGGGTTGCGGCTGGCGCAACGCGCCAACGGCGTATCGCTGCTGCACGGCCGGGTCAGCCGGGGCATGTTCAATGAGCTCTGGAACGGCTTCGACACCGAGGAGGTACCGATCGGGTCGATCACCAACGGCGTGCACGCCCCCACGTGGGCGGCCCCGCAGTGGGTGCAACTGGGCCGTGAGCTGATCGGCAGCGACGATCTCGGATCGTTGAGCGAGCCCGACACGTGGCAGCGGCTGCAGCAGGTCGATCCCGGCCACCTGTGGTGGATCCGCTGCGAGCTGCGCAAGCTGCTCATCGACGACGTCCGCGCGCGGTTGCGCAAGTCCTGCCTGGAGCGCGGTGCCTCCGATGCCGAACTCGGTTGGATCGCAAAGGCATTCGATCCCGACGTGCTGACCATCGGGTTCGCCCGCCGGGTGCCGACCTACAAGCGCCTGACGCTCATGCTGCGCGACCCCGACCGACTCGAGCAGCTGTTGCTCGACGAGAAGCGGCCCGTCCAGCTGATCGTGGCGGGCAAGTCGCACCCGGCCGACGACGGCGGCAAGGCGCTGATCCAGCAGGTGGTGCGCTTCGCCGACCGGCCCGACGTGCGGCACCGGATCGCGTTCCTGCCCGACTACGACATGTCGATGGCGCGGCTCCTGTACTGGGGTTGCGACGTGTGGCTCAACAACCCGTTGCGCCCCTTGGAGGCCTGCGGCACCTCGGGCATGAAGAGCGCGCTCAACGGCGGCCTCAACCTGTCCATCCGCGACGGCTGGTGGGACGAGTGGTACGACGGCGAGAACGGTTGGGAGATCCCGACGGCCGACGGCCTGGCCGACGAGACGCGCCGCGACGACCTCGAGGCGGCCGCCCTGTACGACCTGATCGCCAACTCGGTCACCACCAAGTTCTACGACCGCGACGCCCAGGGCGTCCCCACCCGCTGGGTGGAGATGGTGCGGCACACGTTGCAGTCGCTCGGGCCCAAGGTGTTGGCGTCTCGCATGGTGCGGGACTACACCGAGCAGTACTACGCACCGGCGGCCCGGTCACTGCACCGGACGATCGAGGCGGTCGACGGCGTGCCGTTCGGCGCGGCCCGCGACCTAGCGGCGTACCGCCGCCGTGCCGAGGAGGCATGGCCGAGGATTCAGATCACCGACGTCGACAGCTACGGCCTGCCCGACACCCCGCTGCTCGGTTCGGAGTTGACGCTGACCGCGACGGTGGACCTCGCAGGCCTCGCACCCGACGAGGTGGTGGTCGAAGCGGTGATCGGCCGCGTGGACACCACCGACGCGCTGCTCGAGCCCACCACCGTCCAGATGGCGCACACCGGGTCCGGCGACGGAGGCAGCGAGACCTTCTCGACGACGACGCCGCTGCCCGTGGCAGGGCCGGTCGGCTACACGGTGCGGGTGCTGCCACACCACCCGCTGCTGGCGGCCGCCGACGAGCTGGGGCTCGTCACGCTCGCGTGA
- a CDS encoding Vgb family protein, producing the protein MLEVPVDGGPYALTAGPDGAMWVTLVHGGAIARVAPDGDLRVHPVADGSRPSLITRGTDGALWFTRAGDDRIGRITTDGEQTAVELTSGSAPFGITVGPDGALWFTTMTAGTVGRLGDDGTVDEWPVGGMPSMITTGPDGALWFTMNQANSIGRLDTGGTLTKREVPTRGSGPVGITATHDDTVWFTAVLADKIGRIPMDEAIQELDLPGKPHAVVADPMGGVWVSLWATDQVARVSADGEVVTIDLPADSEPHGMAIGPDGALWVALEAGYVLRLPTN; encoded by the coding sequence ATCCTCGAGGTCCCCGTCGACGGCGGGCCGTACGCGCTGACCGCAGGCCCCGACGGTGCGATGTGGGTGACGCTGGTGCACGGCGGCGCAATCGCGCGGGTGGCGCCCGACGGCGACCTGCGCGTGCATCCCGTGGCCGACGGCAGCAGACCGTCGCTGATCACGCGCGGCACCGACGGTGCACTGTGGTTCACCCGCGCGGGCGACGACCGGATCGGGCGCATCACCACCGACGGCGAGCAGACGGCCGTCGAATTGACCAGCGGCAGTGCGCCATTCGGCATCACCGTGGGTCCCGACGGTGCGCTGTGGTTCACCACGATGACGGCGGGCACGGTCGGCAGGCTGGGCGACGACGGCACCGTCGACGAGTGGCCGGTGGGCGGCATGCCGTCGATGATCACGACCGGCCCCGACGGTGCGCTGTGGTTCACGATGAACCAGGCCAACTCCATCGGCAGGCTCGACACCGGCGGCACCCTGACCAAGCGCGAGGTGCCCACCCGCGGGTCCGGACCCGTCGGCATCACCGCCACCCACGACGACACGGTGTGGTTCACGGCGGTGCTGGCCGACAAGATCGGCCGCATCCCGATGGACGAGGCGATCCAGGAACTCGACCTGCCCGGCAAGCCGCACGCCGTGGTCGCCGACCCGATGGGCGGCGTCTGGGTCAGCCTGTGGGCCACCGACCAGGTCGCGCGGGTGAGTGCCGATGGCGAGGTCGTGACGATCGACCTGCCCGCAGACAGCGAGCCCCACGGCATGGCGATCGGCCCCGACGGTGCGCTGTGGGTCGCCCTCGAGGCCGGGTACGTCCTGCGGCTGCCCACCAACTGA
- a CDS encoding MspA family porin, with amino-acid sequence MLFRRLAVVASVAAIGGLSLPLAGAEPGPVVEPVGAEVAPPPDAGRVVSPPPQVLDTPDGWKLVLGAKDETQVISSPLTTAISSREYVVGGTYEGSLEGPDDGEGTRGTIEVGYQIGCGIDMSTSNGVSLTGTVGLNPSIGILGTEVVSPLPDGILPGIGGNIGGGITVGLKPGIINIVPVTKKEFDGAKPWVMISNFHVKIDGCVGQSFLRSYAFLTRSTKVSDAIVAYYGETKTV; translated from the coding sequence GTGCTCTTTCGTCGTCTTGCCGTCGTGGCATCGGTCGCCGCGATCGGTGGGCTGAGCCTCCCGCTCGCCGGCGCCGAGCCGGGACCGGTCGTCGAGCCGGTCGGGGCCGAGGTGGCGCCACCGCCCGACGCGGGCCGGGTCGTCTCACCTCCACCGCAGGTGCTCGACACCCCCGACGGCTGGAAACTCGTGCTCGGGGCGAAGGACGAGACGCAGGTGATCAGCTCGCCGCTGACCACCGCCATCTCGTCCCGTGAGTACGTCGTCGGCGGCACCTACGAGGGGTCGCTCGAGGGACCCGACGACGGCGAGGGCACCCGGGGCACCATCGAGGTGGGCTACCAGATCGGGTGCGGCATCGACATGAGCACCTCCAACGGCGTCTCGCTCACCGGCACCGTGGGCTTGAACCCCTCCATCGGCATCCTCGGTACCGAGGTGGTCTCACCGCTCCCCGACGGCATCCTGCCGGGCATCGGCGGCAACATCGGCGGCGGCATCACCGTCGGCCTCAAGCCGGGCATCATCAACATCGTGCCCGTCACCAAGAAGGAGTTCGACGGCGCCAAGCCGTGGGTCATGATCAGCAACTTCCACGTCAAGATCGACGGCTGCGTGGGCCAGTCGTTCCTCCGGTCCTACGCCTTCCTCACGCGGTCGACGAAGGTGTCCGACGCAATCGTCGCCTACTACGGCGAGACCAAGACCGTCTAG
- a CDS encoding neutral zinc metallopeptidase has product MSRWHPLSTTVIACAALLVSGCATTTLQGRPVSVFSDPFSVAGMAATDGPTGLRDDAAAPSREVLGTDGSEIDELGVQAVSDVEEFWASAYGDAFGGEFTPVSEVHSWDSEEFDGAFCGSETFGLVNAGYCFDDETIGWDRGQLLPSLHSANGDMAVAMVLAHEYGHAVQHQADLVGPATPTLVGEQQADCLAGSYMRWVAEGNSPRFTLSTSEGLNNLLAAMIAFRDPLLNEDDPEAGADEHGSAFERVSAFQFGFTDGPASCAGIDSEEIEQRRGDLPVLLPGDETGELPVTEDSVRSVVDAMGTLFAPSDPPALTFDAVDCTDARMHPPVSYCPSSNTIVVDLPQLAEIGMPSEEDDGSGLASGDNTAYSILVSRYMQAVQREHGGVALDDAEAALRTACLTGVATAKMTDSVTTPDGNTIAITAGDVDEAVSGILLNGLVASDVNGDTVPSGFSRIDAFRVGVLGDADRCFKRFD; this is encoded by the coding sequence ATGAGCCGGTGGCATCCGCTGTCCACGACGGTGATCGCGTGTGCGGCCCTGCTGGTCTCCGGGTGCGCGACGACGACGCTGCAGGGCAGGCCCGTGTCGGTGTTCAGCGATCCCTTTAGCGTGGCGGGCATGGCAGCCACCGACGGTCCCACCGGGCTGCGCGACGACGCGGCCGCCCCGTCGCGCGAGGTGCTGGGGACCGACGGCAGCGAGATCGACGAACTCGGCGTCCAAGCGGTCAGCGACGTCGAGGAGTTCTGGGCGTCGGCCTACGGCGACGCCTTCGGCGGCGAGTTCACCCCGGTCTCGGAGGTGCACTCCTGGGACAGCGAGGAATTCGACGGCGCGTTCTGCGGATCCGAGACGTTCGGTCTGGTCAACGCCGGCTACTGCTTCGACGACGAAACCATCGGCTGGGACCGCGGTCAGTTGCTGCCGTCACTGCACAGCGCCAACGGCGACATGGCGGTCGCGATGGTGCTGGCCCACGAGTACGGCCACGCGGTGCAGCACCAGGCGGACCTGGTCGGTCCGGCCACCCCGACGCTGGTCGGCGAGCAGCAGGCCGACTGCCTCGCGGGCTCGTACATGCGCTGGGTCGCCGAGGGGAACTCGCCGAGGTTCACGCTCAGCACCAGCGAGGGCCTGAACAACCTGCTGGCCGCGATGATCGCGTTCCGCGACCCGCTGCTCAACGAAGACGACCCGGAGGCCGGCGCCGACGAGCACGGCTCGGCCTTCGAGCGGGTGTCGGCCTTCCAGTTCGGCTTCACCGACGGGCCGGCGTCGTGCGCGGGCATCGACTCCGAGGAGATCGAGCAGCGCCGCGGCGACCTCCCGGTGCTCCTACCCGGCGACGAGACCGGCGAGCTACCGGTGACCGAGGACTCGGTGCGTTCGGTGGTCGACGCAATGGGCACGCTGTTCGCGCCCAGCGACCCGCCTGCGCTGACCTTCGACGCCGTCGACTGCACGGACGCGCGAATGCACCCCCCGGTGTCCTACTGCCCGTCGTCCAACACGATCGTCGTCGACCTTCCGCAGTTGGCGGAGATCGGCATGCCGTCGGAGGAAGACGACGGCAGCGGGCTGGCCAGCGGTGACAACACCGCGTACTCGATCCTGGTGTCGCGGTACATGCAGGCCGTCCAGCGCGAGCACGGCGGTGTGGCGCTCGACGACGCCGAGGCCGCGCTGCGCACTGCCTGCCTGACCGGTGTGGCGACGGCGAAGATGACCGATAGCGTCACCACGCCCGACGGCAACACCATTGCGATCACGGCGGGCGACGTCGACGAGGCGGTGTCGGGCATCCTGTTGAACGGTCTGGTCGCCAGCGACGTCAACGGCGACACCGTGCCGTCGGGGTTCTCCCGCATCGATGCGTTCCGGGTCGGCGTGCTCGGTGACGCCGACCGCTGCTTCAAGCGCTTCGACTAG
- a CDS encoding ATP-dependent DNA helicase, whose product MPKGSDSGRVTELLAAAVTALGGAERTGQVQMAQAVEHAFSTGEHLAVQAGTGTGKSLAYLVPAIAHALDANHPVVVSTATIALQRQLVDRDLPRLADALAPELPRRPEFALLKGRGNYLCLNKINGGSTAEPDDRPQEELFDAVASTQLGRDVKRLAEWSSDTETGDRDELAPGVPDRSWSQVSVSARECIGATRCTYGTECFAEKARAKAGTADVVVTNHALLAINAISEVNVLPEHDMIVVDEAHELVDRVTSVATAELSATSLGIALRRAARLVEPEMAQRLEAAIATFTSALHDEEPGRKDSLDEEMATYLTVLRDSADKVRSAIDTAPSDPKAASARTEAVTALTDLSDTATRILTSYGPAIPDRTDVVWLDREEVRGTTRVVLRVAPLSVAGLLRNRIFDQQTAILTSATLTVGGTFDAMARSWGLKFGDDDEGAPWRGLDVGSPFAHGKSGILYVAAHLPPPGRDSVGSAEQLDEIEALVAAAGGRTLGLFSSMRAARATAEVMRERLDTPVLCQGEDTTSALVRRFAADDETSLFGTLSLWQGVDVPGSSLTLVIIDRIPFPRPDDPLITARQRAVAARGGNGFMAVAASHAALLLAQGAGRLLRSVDDRGVVAVLDSRMATARYAGYLRASLPPFWSTTDGARVRAALERLRS is encoded by the coding sequence ATGCCCAAGGGCTCCGACTCGGGCCGCGTGACGGAACTGCTCGCTGCGGCCGTCACCGCGCTGGGCGGCGCCGAGCGCACCGGCCAGGTCCAGATGGCCCAGGCGGTCGAGCACGCGTTCAGCACCGGCGAGCACCTCGCGGTTCAGGCCGGCACCGGCACCGGCAAGTCGCTGGCCTACCTCGTGCCTGCCATCGCCCATGCGCTCGACGCGAACCACCCGGTCGTCGTCTCCACCGCGACGATTGCGCTGCAGCGCCAGCTCGTCGATCGCGATCTGCCGCGTCTGGCCGATGCGCTGGCCCCCGAACTTCCGCGCCGTCCCGAATTCGCATTGCTCAAGGGTCGCGGCAACTACTTGTGCCTCAACAAGATAAACGGTGGATCCACCGCCGAGCCGGATGACCGGCCGCAGGAGGAACTGTTCGACGCCGTGGCGTCGACGCAGCTCGGTCGTGACGTCAAGCGCCTCGCCGAGTGGTCGTCGGACACCGAGACCGGGGACCGCGACGAACTCGCGCCCGGCGTCCCGGACCGGTCGTGGAGTCAGGTGAGCGTCTCGGCGCGCGAGTGCATCGGCGCCACCCGTTGCACCTACGGCACCGAATGCTTCGCCGAGAAGGCGCGCGCCAAAGCGGGCACCGCCGACGTCGTGGTCACCAACCACGCCCTGCTGGCGATCAACGCGATCTCCGAGGTGAACGTGCTGCCCGAGCACGACATGATCGTCGTCGACGAGGCGCACGAACTCGTCGACCGGGTGACCAGCGTGGCCACCGCCGAACTCTCGGCCACCTCACTCGGCATCGCACTGCGGCGCGCTGCGCGCCTCGTCGAACCCGAGATGGCGCAACGACTCGAAGCGGCGATCGCCACGTTCACCTCCGCACTGCACGACGAGGAGCCGGGCCGCAAGGACAGCCTCGACGAGGAGATGGCGACCTACCTGACGGTGCTGCGTGACTCCGCCGACAAGGTGCGCTCGGCCATCGACACCGCGCCCAGCGACCCCAAGGCCGCATCGGCGCGCACCGAGGCGGTGACGGCCCTGACCGACCTCAGCGACACCGCGACGCGGATCCTGACGTCCTACGGCCCGGCCATCCCGGACCGCACGGACGTGGTGTGGCTGGATAGGGAAGAAGTCCGGGGCACCACCCGCGTCGTGCTGCGGGTGGCACCGCTGTCGGTGGCGGGCCTGCTGCGCAACCGGATCTTCGACCAGCAGACCGCGATCCTCACCTCGGCGACTCTGACGGTCGGCGGCACGTTCGATGCGATGGCCCGGTCCTGGGGGCTGAAGTTCGGCGACGACGACGAGGGTGCGCCCTGGCGTGGGCTCGACGTGGGATCGCCGTTCGCCCATGGGAAATCGGGGATCCTCTACGTCGCCGCGCACCTTCCCCCGCCCGGCCGCGACAGCGTGGGATCGGCCGAACAGCTCGACGAGATCGAGGCACTGGTCGCGGCCGCGGGTGGCCGCACCCTCGGACTGTTCTCGTCGATGCGCGCCGCGCGCGCCACCGCCGAGGTGATGCGCGAGCGGCTCGACACCCCGGTGCTGTGCCAGGGCGAGGACACGACGTCGGCGCTGGTGCGACGGTTCGCCGCCGACGACGAGACCTCGCTGTTCGGCACGCTGTCGCTGTGGCAGGGCGTCGACGTACCCGGTTCGTCGCTGACGCTGGTGATCATCGACCGCATCCCGTTCCCCAGGCCCGACGACCCGCTGATCACGGCCCGGCAGCGCGCCGTCGCCGCCCGCGGCGGCAACGGCTTCATGGCGGTGGCGGCGAGCCATGCCGCGCTGCTGCTGGCTCAGGGCGCCGGGCGGCTGCTGCGCAGCGTCGACGACCGCGGCGTGGTCGCGGTCCTCGACTCGCGCATGGCCACGGCCCGCTACGCCGGCTACCTACGGGCGTCGCTACCGCCGTTCTGGTCGACGACGGACGGCGCGCGGGTCAGGGCGGCGCTGGAGCGCCTGCGGTCCTGA
- a CDS encoding nicotinate phosphoribosyltransferase gives MATSSTAMFTDKYELTMLAAALRNGTAHRRTTFEVFARRLPDGRRYGVVAGTARLVEALSQFTFDAAALSLLDDFLDPDTLAYLEGYRFGGDVDGYPEGELYFPGSPVLSVRGTFAECVLLETLALSILNHDSAIASAAARMVSAAEGRPLIEMGSRRTHEEAAVAAARAAYLAGFSGSSNLAAEQRHGVPTMGTSAHAFTLLHASASGTDEKAAFAAQVDALGVGTTLLVDTYDIATGVANAVAVAGPELGAVRIDSGELGVLVRQVRDQLDGLGATGTKIVVSSDLDEFAIAALRAEPVDSYGVGTSVVTGSGAPTAGMVYKLVEVDGIPVAKRSSHKESHGGGKQALRLAKPSGTVVEEVVHPAGRAPSAPEGLVARELAVPMVRGGDAVADFSLEAARARVAAGLVSLPWDGLKLSGGEPAIPTRMVAPEGT, from the coding sequence GTGGCTACCTCGTCGACGGCGATGTTCACCGACAAGTACGAACTCACGATGCTCGCCGCGGCACTTCGCAACGGGACCGCGCATCGCCGGACCACCTTCGAGGTCTTCGCCCGCAGGCTGCCCGACGGTCGCCGTTACGGCGTCGTCGCGGGCACCGCACGCCTGGTGGAAGCCTTGTCGCAGTTCACGTTCGACGCCGCCGCGCTGAGCCTGCTCGACGACTTCCTCGATCCCGACACGCTGGCCTACCTCGAGGGCTACCGCTTCGGCGGCGACGTCGACGGCTACCCCGAGGGCGAGCTGTACTTCCCGGGCTCCCCCGTGCTGTCGGTGCGGGGCACCTTCGCCGAGTGCGTCCTGCTCGAGACGCTGGCCCTGTCGATCCTCAACCACGACAGTGCCATCGCCTCGGCCGCGGCCCGCATGGTGAGCGCCGCCGAGGGCAGGCCGCTGATCGAGATGGGGTCGCGCCGCACCCATGAGGAAGCCGCGGTCGCGGCGGCCCGCGCCGCCTACCTCGCCGGTTTCTCCGGGTCGTCGAACCTCGCGGCCGAGCAGCGCCACGGCGTTCCCACGATGGGCACCAGTGCTCACGCCTTCACGCTCCTGCACGCGTCGGCGAGCGGAACGGACGAGAAGGCGGCGTTCGCAGCCCAGGTCGACGCGCTCGGCGTCGGCACCACGCTGCTGGTCGACACCTACGACATCGCGACCGGCGTCGCCAACGCGGTCGCGGTCGCCGGTCCCGAACTCGGTGCCGTCCGCATCGACTCCGGCGAACTCGGGGTGCTGGTCCGGCAGGTCCGCGACCAGCTCGACGGGCTCGGCGCGACGGGCACGAAGATCGTGGTCTCCAGCGACCTCGACGAGTTCGCGATCGCCGCGCTGCGTGCCGAACCTGTCGATTCCTACGGCGTCGGCACGTCCGTGGTCACCGGCTCGGGCGCGCCGACGGCGGGCATGGTCTACAAGCTGGTCGAGGTCGACGGCATCCCCGTCGCCAAGCGCAGCAGCCACAAGGAGTCTCACGGCGGCGGCAAGCAGGCGCTGCGGCTGGCCAAGCCGTCGGGCACCGTCGTCGAAGAGGTCGTCCACCCCGCCGGGCGCGCGCCGTCGGCACCCGAGGGGCTGGTAGCGCGTGAACTGGCGGTGCCGATGGTCCGCGGCGGTGACGCGGTCGCGGACTTCTCCCTGGAGGCCGCACGCGCGCGGGTCGCCGCAGGACTGGTGAGCCTGCCGTGGGACGGGCTGAAGCTCTCCGGTGGCGAGCCGGCCATCCCGACCCGCATGGTCGCCCCCGAGGGCACGTGA
- the clpS gene encoding ATP-dependent Clp protease adapter ClpS codes for MVTPARTRPGTREERSADAVAAEDTATDAPWVTIVWDDPVNLMSYVTYVFQKLFGYSEPHANKLMMQVHEEGKAVVSAGSRESMEADVSKLHAAGLWASMQQDR; via the coding sequence ATGGTTACCCCAGCACGGACCCGTCCGGGTACCCGTGAGGAGCGATCGGCCGACGCCGTCGCAGCCGAGGACACCGCCACCGACGCACCCTGGGTGACGATCGTGTGGGACGACCCGGTCAACCTGATGTCCTACGTCACCTACGTCTTCCAGAAGCTGTTCGGCTATAGCGAGCCGCACGCCAACAAGTTGATGATGCAGGTGCACGAGGAGGGCAAGGCGGTCGTGTCGGCGGGTAGCCGCGAATCGATGGAGGCAGACGTGTCCAAGTTGCATGCCGCGGGACTGTGGGCCTCCATGCAGCAGGACCGCTGA
- the aosR gene encoding oxidative stress transcriptional regulator AosR codes for MRKWKRVDTAEGPRYRSSLAAHEAALVRNLVSSLIEMLADRESDSPTDELEELTGMKTGNSKPPEDDTMRRLLPDFYRPATEHPAGSRTAESLNAALRSLHEPAIIDAKRQAAQRLLDTLPSTGGKFELTEDDAHCWASAVNDVRLALGTMLEIGADGPDRLPAEHPMAGHLDVYQWLTVLQEYLVLGLMNSSHR; via the coding sequence GTGCGCAAGTGGAAACGGGTCGACACCGCTGAGGGCCCCCGGTACCGATCGTCGCTCGCGGCGCACGAGGCGGCGCTGGTGCGCAACCTCGTCTCGTCGTTGATCGAGATGCTCGCCGACCGCGAATCCGATTCGCCCACCGACGAACTCGAAGAACTCACCGGGATGAAGACGGGCAACTCGAAGCCGCCCGAGGACGACACGATGCGGCGGCTGCTGCCGGACTTCTACCGCCCCGCCACCGAGCATCCCGCGGGCTCGCGCACCGCGGAGAGCCTGAACGCGGCGCTGCGCAGCCTGCACGAGCCGGCGATCATCGACGCGAAACGCCAAGCAGCGCAGCGCCTGCTGGACACGCTGCCTTCCACGGGCGGGAAGTTCGAGCTGACCGAGGACGACGCGCACTGCTGGGCAAGCGCGGTCAACGACGTGCGGCTGGCGCTGGGAACGATGCTCGAGATCGGCGCCGACGGGCCCGACCGGCTGCCGGCCGAGCACCCGATGGCAGGGCACCTCGACGTCTACCAGTGGCTGACCGTGTTGCAGGAGTACCTGGTGCTGGGACTGATGAACTCGTCGCACCGATGA